A genomic segment from Gorilla gorilla gorilla isolate KB3781 chromosome 3, NHGRI_mGorGor1-v2.1_pri, whole genome shotgun sequence encodes:
- the EDNRA gene encoding endothelin-1 receptor isoform X2, protein MSIISLWQLLAGRWPFDHNDFGVFLCKLFPFLQKSSVGITVLNLCALSVDRYRAVASWSRVQGIGIPLVTAIEIVSIWILSFILAIPEAIGFVMVPFEYRGEQHKTCMLNATSKFMEFYQDVKDWWLFGFYFCMPLVCTAIFYTLMTCEMLNRRNGSLRIALSEHLKQRREVAKTVFCLVVIFALCWFPLHLSRILKKTVYNEMDKNRCELLSFLLLMDYIGINLATMNSCINPIALYFVSKKFKNCFQSCLCCCCYQSKSLMTSVPMNGTSIQWKNHDQNNHNTDRSSHKDSMN, encoded by the exons ATGAGCATCATATCCTTGTGGCAG CTGCTGGCTGGGCGCTGGCCTTTTGATCACAATGACTTTGGCGTATTTCTTTGCAAGCTGTTCCCCTTTTTGCAGAAGTCCTCAGTGGGGATCACCGTCCTCAACCTCTGCGCTCTTAGTGTTGACAG GTACAGAGCAGTTGCCTCCTGGAGTCGTGTTCAGGGAATTGGGATTCCTTTGGTAACTGCCATTGAAATTGTCTCCATCTGGATCCTGTCCTTTATCCTGGCCATTCCTGAAGCGATTGGCTTCGTCATGGTACCCTTTGAATATAGGGGTGAACAGCATAAAACCTGTATGCTCAATGCCACATCAAAATTCATGGAG TTCTACCAAGATGTAAAGGACTGGTGGCTCTTCGGGTTCTATTTCTGTATGCCCTTGGTGTGCACTGCGATCTTCTACACCCTCATGACTTGTGAGATGTTGAACAGAAGGAATGGCAGCTTGAGAATTGCCCTCAGTGAACATCTTAAGCAG CGTCGAGAAGTGGCAAAAACAGTTTTCTGCTTGGTTGTAATTTTTGCTCTTTGCTGGTTCCCTCTTCATTTAAGCCGTATATTGAAGAAAACTGTGTATAACGAGATGGACAAGAACCGATGTGAATTACTTAG TTTCTTACTGCTCATGGATTACATCGGTATTAACTTGGCAACCATGAATTCATGTATAAACCCCATAGCTCTGTATTTTGTgagcaagaaatttaaaaattgtttccag TCatgcctctgctgctgctgttaccAGTCCAAAAGTCTGATGACCTCGGTCCCCATGAACGGAACAAGCATCCAGTGGAAGAACCACGATCAAAACAACCACAATACAGACCGGAGCAGCCATAAGGACAGCATGAACTGA